TATGAGGAACTAGTGGACCACATTTGTTACGTCAGGAAGTAGCAAGTGAATATGGTTTGTGGTTTTGGACTAGTGTTAAGAGTTTCTCTTGGAAGCTTTTGAAGTACTGAATGTGTTATATTAGATATATTTTTAGTCGGTCTGGTTGAGCTTAGTCTAATCTGTTCAACATACATTGTACGTGTGGATCGCGCTTAGCAGGTATGTGTAGAGTGTAATTACAGACAATTAGTTACTTTAGGAGTCTGATGGGCCAGCACATTTTTATGCACTAGAATATTACTATCAAATGCTTAATTTATACTATTTTTGTGTTTGAAATATCTAGTAACAAATCTATTGTACTATTAATTGGTGGCAGTTTTGGAAATACAATTACACCTTACATCATTTTTCTCTTACATGTGATGCTGGTAATTAAAGTGATTCATGTGTGAACAAAGCTGTAGGTCATAAGAGAAAAATAATTTTGCAGTTTAAAAAGTTGACTTTTCATTGTATGCCTATGTACATAATCATTTTCTTACAAGGAACTATACTCCCTTGTTACAGTGTTAGCCCTAGCAATGAAAGCACTGTGGTTAACAAACAGCTTTCTGAGGAGGAAAGAACAAACTATAAGGTACCCCCCACCCATCCACCCAGAAAATATTGCTGACTTTTAAATATATGAACCACTCCAGTTACAGCGAATGTTACAGTGTATGTGTAGTATTACCCACAAATTGTTCATAAAAGGTTTTGCTTTTGAAAAATAAAACCATGTCCATGTCACCCTTATAATGTTTTATAGCCATGTGATTTTCTGTCGCAAGATGTAGCTCAATAAAAAGGAAGCATAAGCAATCAGTCTAGACAGCAGGCGTACTGCGTAGCGGTCATGGCCATCATCTAAGTATTCAGAATTGTAGTAAAAACAAATGCCATGCTTAGAAACAGTTGTGGAATGTGCTTGCTTATGAGCTGTATACTTGTATTGATTTGTATTGTACCTCTGATGTTTCATTTCGACACAAAGGGTCAAAGAATTATTTTAGCCGCAATACCAAAAATATCTAAGAAAATGTTTTCAGTTCAGTTTGGTACTTTGTTATTGTATTAAGATATTGTCAATTGTTTTGATTAGAGGGCACTTGAAGGGTACGAAGAAACACTGACCAAGTCGCCTAACGATCCTACCGCTCTCGAGGTGAACTGTTATTTCCTTCTTTCTTTTACTTGGGTTATGCATCCTGTCCTAGAACTTTCTGCTCTTACCATGTGATTTCTGTCCACATTGgtacttcatttgttatttattGATGCAACTTGCATAACAAGACTCCTCATTATAATTGTCCATGAattataattgcttagttagtaaaAGTTTAATTGGCCACCGGCGATTACTGGCCTTACTGGTGTGTCTTGATGTTATTTGGGGGCAAGAATACAAGAGGAGTGGCCACCCAAGGTGCACCCTGTTCAGGCTGCACCAGATGGGGCGCCCAtgcatcaccccccccccccccccccccaccccccagtTTGAGAAAAAAAATTCGTCTCTTTCTCTCTCCCATAAATCCTACCACCCTCCTCCATAGCCTCACCGCTCCCTCTCCACCTCAATCTCTGCTGCCGCAATCACCATGGGCGATCTTGTGGATCATGATCTGAGTGTCAAGTATGGTGAGCAGCAGAAGCATCGCAATGCTGTCTTCGACAATGCACAGCCCAGTATCTTCAGTTTGCTCGACACGATCAAGGTCGAGGCTCGGTCATGGGCAAAGGCAGGGGCGGTGGGTCTTGGTGTACTACTTCCGTCGATTGCTCCTTAGGCGCGTGGAGTTGTAAATTGGAGTATTAGTCCGGTCCTGGGCTTGCACAAATCTTAGTCTCTATCAATGCATCGAGATGCAAGTTTTTGCGTTTTCTTGAACAAAAGATCTGTATTCTATATTTGAGGGTGTCCGCATCTATACAAGGAGACCCTGGCTGTTGAATAAAGCAGACAAGAAGTTACCCTAATTTCTCCCGTCTCTTCTCTGTCCTCTAATCCCAGCGGCACCACCCTCCTCCATAGATGCAGTATGCAGCAATACATCCAGCCCAGCTGCACCTCCCTCTCCACCTCAATCTCTCCTAACCACGGGAcacctttttgttttgttttgagaaaCCTCGTCACGAGGGCAGGGGGTTCCTGCATTTTATCAAGAAGAAGAGAGATGATCCCCAAAACCTAATATTCTCGGTTAATCAGGGAAAACCGAGTGAAAacccaaaaaaagagaagagaaaaaaagggaaaaaagacaCTAGAGCTTGGGGATAGGGACAAAGACAAATGGAACATCAAGGGACATTGTCTGAGCCAGACACCAGAGCGCCAAGGCCCAAAGCAATAGGGTGAGGCTCAAGTGCAACCAAACTGACCACCGCTCGCCGGAGAGAACTCGTCCATATCGAATGACGCCTCTGCCTCAACATGGGAGCATCAAGGTCCATCTTTCACTTCCTGGCAATGACCGCCAAAGTGCTCAACGCCGCGATCACTTGTGGTGAAAGCGGTTTTTTGTACATGACCACGGGACACCTGGCATGCCACCTTTGGTTGGGATAAATTTTGGCAGTTTCAGGCCAGTCATATGCTAGACTCCATCATATTTACTCCACTTATCTTCTAGTAGCACTACCTCGCAAGCTAGTGCTTGTGTGGGTGAATTGTACGTATGACCCCTTTTTGGAATGCAATTGTACTATTTTCTTTATCTTGTTGAGATTGATGTGTCAGAAAGAAAATTTTGAGAATAATACATGCATATAAATACTTGAAACATTGTGGAAATATTTAATTGAATTTGAAAACTGCCAATTTTGTTCTATGACATACCTGTTTACTTTTCACATGGCCTCACAGGGTGCAGCAGTATCGTTGGTTGAACTAGGTGAATATCAGAAGGCCTCAGATCTACTTGAGAAGCTAGTTAAGGTACCCTTATTTGGTGCAGCTTGTATTTGCTATTTGGAGTTTTTGTCTTTTTAGGAAACGGAAGCTTTATTACCCCAGGCCTCTTCATCACAGATACAACCTCAATTATTACATCATTTATTACAAAGTCACCAAAAAGTAGCCTAATCAAAAAGCCACATAGACCACACAGATCATCATCACAGACTAAGATGCCTATCACTGGGGGGCGCCATTCATGCTGGAAGACGCGCTCGTACCATACTGACCGAGTCCTTTGCATGTACTTCGTCCACTTCGGCGTTCTCCCATTGCGCCCACAGCGTGCGCACATCGTGCACCCATTCGCGTCTGTAGCTCAGTCAGTTGTATAGCAAACTGTTGTAACCAAGCCATGTACTTGTATTTATACCATGCCATTGCACATGAATAGAATTACGAAGAGTTCCTCAATTCTTCTATGGTATTTGAACAGAACAGGGAATGAACTCCGGGTAAGCCACTCGAGCTTCTTGGTGCCAAGCTCCATCGACTCCTTGTGTTGCACTTTCTGTAACAACGTCCAGGACCACAGCCAACTGGTAGACGAGAGCAACACCTGCATACAAGATTGAACTCATCTTTTTGTCAAGCATAACATCATTTCTACTTCCTTTTTCACAAATACAAGATCATTTCTACATAGCTAAATGGGCCAAAAAACTGCTGCAGCCTGACCATAATAAGCGTAACGACTAACGACTTATCTACCCCCTGCAGCCACCTCGGAAATATTTGCAGGTTCTGTCTAGCTTGTGAACTTCTTATCTAGCAGAAATGCACATTTTACTTGATGTAGGTAATCCCTGACAAAGCAGAAGCATACCGCTTGTTAGGTGAAGTAAAGTTTGAGCTCAAGGATTATGATGGGAGTTCTTCATCATACAGGAACTCTCTATCTGTAAGCAAGTATTGATGCACATTTATATTTATACAAAATATATGTTGTCGTTGACTAGTTATCACGATACAGGTTTTTTAACTCTAATACTTTGTGATCAGTCATCTGACAGCATTGATTTTGACGTTCTCCGTGCTCTGACAAATTCATTAGTTGCTGCTAAGAAGCCCGATCAGGTCTGTAAATAAAATTATGATCAAGACATACCTTGACATATAACTTATTTGAAGTTAAACTCTAATTTTGCCCAGTTTGTACAAATCAAAATATCTGCCATATTTTCCCAATTAACCGACCTTAATTTCTGATAGGCAGTCGAAGTAATTCTATCTTGCCGTCGCAAGTTGAGTGAAAAGCGTCAAACCAGGCAACCTGATTTGGAGGCTGCAAATGAGAATGGTGCTCAGGAGTCTCGAGATATCGATCCTATCCAAGTATGTTGTTTCTCTCATCACAGGATCAGCTGTTACTAATATTTTTGTAAATTACTTGGTTTTTAGCAGAGTTAGTGAAGCTTTCTGCTTAAAATATTGACAGCATACATGTTGAACTGTGATTCATAATGGGATAGCTAGTGTGCTGAATACAGCCAGAGGGCGTGCTGTGAGGAATTTGATAGGCATAGACTTAAAAGGTGCAGTTCCTGGCCAAAGCCGTCAGTATGACAAAATTCCACACGGCTTTACCTGGGCAGGGTGCAAGGAGGCTAACATCGGCAACTCTCTGGTCAATTGGAGCTGCGTCTGCTGCCTTCTCGAGCTAGGCGACCTAGGCATCCTTGACCTCGACAGAATGGGATGTATCTGCGCCCTACATCTACATGGCTTTGGTTCAGCAAAACCGGCCCATCCAAGCCTTGGAACGAGCTTGCTACTCAAACCTCATCCTCAGAGCATGCCCTGTTCCACACCTCTACCTACACCAAGCTGGGTAATAGTTAGTCCTGCTGGTTTTGGTCTGAATGACGGCTTGACGGCATGCGGTGTCAAAAATTGCACCTGACATCCTTGCCAAGGTCCCTAAGCGTCAAAAGAAGTCTGCACCATAGCACAGGGGCCATAACGGGACTTGGATCGATGACATCCCTGGTGGCCTTTTGCTGCCAGAACTGCAACTGTTTCGTGCTGCTCTGGTGGGCTATGGCCGCAACTGACCTTTCCGATGAGCCAGATTGCCTTATCTGGCGCTGGACAGTCTGGGGTCTAGTCCGCCTGATTGCTACAGGGCGACCATTCACGGTTCCATCTGCTGTCATGCTTGGAAACTAACTTGGAAGTCTTGGGCTCCATGGAAGGTGAAAATTTTCTTCTGGCTGGCTGGTATGAACTGCTGCTGGACAGTGCAGCATCTCGCTCTCAAAGACTTGCCGCACAAACCAGCTTGCTTATTCCGCGGCCAAACCTTGGAGACAATGCAGTACCTTTTGGCTAACTGCCTGTTTTCCAGAGTGATCTGACACGAGGTTCTCTCCTCGATTTGTTCCACCTTCGGAGGCCTCGTCCCTGGTGAAACCCTCGTTGACCAGTGGCTTGAAGCTAAGCAGAGGGCATCAAAAGAGAGGCACAAGGGCCTTGCTAGTACTGTGCTCCTCACGTCCTTGATGATCTGGAAGCACAGAAGCGCCTGCACCTTCACAATGCACACCCAAATTCTCGTGTCCTCCTCAGCAACATCATTCATGAGGGTTGTGAGTGGGTTAGAGCGGGAGCCACCCGGTTGACAGCGGCCGGCCTGAGGGCTGGGATGTTCATTGATTTCCCGAGCAgtgttttcattttcctttttgctCTACCCGTTTGGGTGTGTGATTAACTTTGTTCCTACCTTTTCAATACATCGAAACGCAAAGCTTTTGTGTTTTCTCGGAAAAAGATATGTTTTGGTATATATGCCAATATGTATGTGTAATTGCGTAATTGTGTATTAGTGTAATTCTATCAAGTTCCTCAATTCCAAATTTCCAACCCATATACATGCGCTTCTCGATACCTTGCCACCCTCAGAGGCCAACTAAGTTTTCTCGTGGCGACGCAGAGACTGGCCCATGATTTCCTGTGCCTTGTTCCCACAAACACATTGTTAtggtgctgctagaaggagggcgcaaaAGGGCCGTTGTTAtggtgctgctagaaggagggcgcgagagggccagCCGGGGGCcttttttgcccacggccgggcaagagggaagggatttccttcataacaatttggtatcagttaggttcggttcgatcatgtcttcaccgccgcccaacccgtctcttccgctgccggtcacctcgtcgcctccggcgaccaccaccaccgtcgccccgctcGTGCCCGCGCTGGGATCCTCCGTCGCGCCTGCCTCCGCCGTCCTCACCCCGGAGGTGTCCGGGACActgcgggacctaacccaggcggtctaggagatccacctgttcttggccgggtcctacaggccgcacccggctgcgccgccactgcgccgccgtggctgccatggcagccgccgcaccaggcggcctccgccgcgctcgTCGATCCACCGCAGCTACCATCCACCGCCACCATCGCCTCCGCCGCAGCAGCCACCGTCGGTCAGCTCCGGCCCCGCATCGACTGCGTTGGCTGGAGTCCCGATCCAGCAGATCAAGTtctcgccgtcgccgtcaccgcttccgGCTTGGATCACTACCCGCCACGTGGCAGCagtggtgaggctgcaggctgctgcgcgtggcctcctagcacgtcggcgtgtgcgggagatgcgtggtctgcagctgccgctcctcccagTTGCACTTCGCTGCGCAAAGGATCTCAATCTCGTCCGCTGCGTCGAGGATCTTGGGCATGCTGTTTTCCCCACGgacagcgacctcaaagtctgcgacatcggcggttgggggggcgcacccctcctcgtcattctccatcccaagccctccactcttctctgtgcggtgcaaaccaacagccgtccggcggggagaaggcagggtgtcaccgacaggagcgcaccgcgtagcaccactgcattccgccggccgccgcgagggcgcctctgctggtcgctcttgcgaccactttttaggtggccatacacatgcactccttttgtccagatggtgtccatgggatccaggtgactgtacacgtgcacgtccgacgtgcggatggtgtccactttttgttaaggggtccaaaataaatcgtcccagtccatttcaggtcgagagtaataaaacaagcctagatgtaaaaggcttgtttttaggtgttaggtttgtgttgcgtcgagtcaatGGTTATAatttggttaggctgcagctcgaggacaagctgcatgtccaggtggggtgtagtgttagagtacgtaatgggcctaatggcctgggctggcggtatagcccgttagtcttagggttaattagagataagggtcgcttgcttaggggtcaagtaagccttgcttgggagtcaagtaaacctctctatacaaagagaggagatgtatcaatctaatcaagcaagaattaagaaggaaatcccttccctcttgcccggccgtgggcaaaaaaggcccccggccggccctctcgcgccctcctagCAGCCACATAACACACGTGGGCCCACACACCAACTAAATCTACCGATGCGGTGATGCATTGAGCCAGTGTCCTCGACAGCCAATACTGCAGTCCATGGCACAGACCTGCTGCTATCCGTTCCTCTCGAGGTGCACCTACTCTCCTCTGGCCTCTCTCAGGTCGGTTGGTTTGTTGTTgtcacaaaagaaaataaaactccACATGCCCCACGCTTGAAATCCTGGTGCGTCTACTGTAGCACTGTTTGTTAGGACAATCTACTTTGAGTTACTGACTGTTAATATGGGAGTTTAGAGTGCTCAGTTATTTTAATGTGCTATCACAGGTTGACCTGCTTCTCGGAAAGGCCTATTCTGATTGGGGCCATATCAGTGATGCTGTTACTGTTTATGATAACTTAATCACTGAACATCCTGAAGACTTCCGTGGTTATTTGGCGAAGGTATTGATAGAATGCATACTTTGCGCTTTACCTTGGAATTTGGAACTTTGAATTGTGCTTTTTAGGACAACATAAAGAGTGAACATCAGCTATGTCCTTAATTTTTCAGTAGATTCGACATGCCAATTCATTATAcacaatattaacaaaataaaTAAGGGGGCATATCTAGCCATGGACTGGGGTGCAtggaagttagctatccacgtgCCAGAACCATGACTAGGTTCGAGATCTTATGgatttc
The window above is part of the Triticum aestivum cultivar Chinese Spring chromosome 2A, IWGSC CS RefSeq v2.1, whole genome shotgun sequence genome. Proteins encoded here:
- the LOC123190368 gene encoding uncharacterized protein isoform X2: MHRAFNFECFASGGGGFGTDFTNKKRIKSRKRAKDVVQDPSKVASADSKNQEQWAPELGIGRENKSDKTVMDKKFLEKVEAVRRSALDKKKVEENKNYQAIDYDAPIESDKSTLGFGTRVGIGIAVVVFGLVFTFGDFLPSGSVSPSNESTVVNKQLSEEERTNYKRALEGYEETLTKSPNDPTALEGAAVSLVELGEYQKASDLLEKLVKVIPDKAEAYRLLGEVKFELKDYDGSSSSYRNSLSSSDSIDFDVLRALTNSLVAAKKPDQAVEVILSCRRKLSEKRQTRQPDLEAANENGAQESRDIDPIQVDLLLGKAYSDWGHISDAVTVYDNLITEHPEDFRGYLAKGAILKQNGKAGDAERMFIQAKFFAPEAAKALVDIYAQR